The following coding sequences lie in one Loxodonta africana isolate mLoxAfr1 chromosome X, mLoxAfr1.hap2, whole genome shotgun sequence genomic window:
- the LOC100674559 gene encoding melanoma-associated antigen B4-like, giving the protein MPRGQKSKLRSCEKRRQARGGTRTVTSAQATVAEEEGSPSSSSPPSRDSPNSSPAAAGIPQEPPKVPPITTAAAGASGTGAAGGAEGQDEGGPGSSEAPAPTERSQRDPLTRRVSMLLQFLLHKYKMKEPITKAEMLKIINKRYKEHFSDILRRASEHMELVFGLDLKEVDSTGQSYTIVSKLEITKEENLSGGRGFPKTRLLMPLLGIIYMNGNRATEEEIWEFLSFLGIYDGKRHFIFGDPRKLITKDLVQEEYLEYRKVPNSDPPRYEFLWGPRAHAEASKMKVVEFLAKINDTDPHAFQNLYEETWVDEAKRAAAGEWAGAGPNARARAHFQAKSTRSSHP; this is encoded by the coding sequence ATGCCTCGCGGTCAGAAGAGTAAACTCCGTTCGTGTGAGAAACGTCGCCAAGCACGTGGTGGCACCCGCACTGTCACGAGTGCTCAGGCCACTGTAGCAGAAGAGGAAGGgtccccttcctcttcctctcctccttctagGGATTCTCCAAATAGCTCCCCTGCTGCTGCTGGCATTCCCCAGGAGCCTCCGAAGGTCCCGCCCATCACCACTGCTGCTGCTGGTGCTTCGGGCACAGGAGCTGCTGGAGGGGCTGAGGGCCAAGACGAGGGAGGGCCAGGTTCCTCTGAGGCCCCAGCCCCCACTGAGAGGTCTCAAAGAGACCCTCTAACCAGGAGGGTGAGCATGTTGTTGCAGTTCCTGCTGCACAAGTATAAAATGAAAGAGCCCATTACGAAGGCAGAAATGTTGAAGATCATCAACAAAAGGTACAAGGAGCATTTCTCTGACATCCTGAGGAGAGCCTCTGAGCACATGGAGCTGGTCTTTGGTCTTGACCTGAAGGAAGTTGACTCCACAGGTCAATCCTATACCATTGTCAGCAAattggagatcaccaaggaagagAATCTGAGTGGTGGCAGGGGCTTTCCCAAGACCAGGCTCCTGATGCCTCTCCTGGGCATCATCTACATGAATGGCAACCGGGCCACGGAGGAAGAGATCTGGGAATTCCTGAGTTTCCTGGGGATCTACGATGGGAAGAGGCACTTCATCTTTGGGGATCCCAGGAAGCTGATCACCAAAGATTTGGTGCAGGAAGAGTACCTGGAGTACCGGAAGGTGCCCAACAGTGATCCTCCACGCTACGAATTCCTGTGGGGCCCCAGAGCCCACGCTGAAGCCAGCAAGATGAAAGTTGTGGAGTTTTTGGCCAAGATCAATGATACCGACCCTCATGCTTTCCAAAACCTGTATGAAGAAACCTGGGTAGATGAGGCAAAGAGAGCAGCAGCTGGAGAATGGGCCGGGGCTGGTCCTAATGCCAGGGCCAGGGCCCATTTCCAGGCAAAGTCCACCAGGTCCTCCCACCCCTAG
- the LOC100674273 gene encoding melanoma-associated antigen B3-like — translation MPHTQKSNLCVREKRQQKQGETKVLRGAQAMATAKEKFPSSSAPPFGCTTQRKPGAKSRSTLQGPQRALSTRTTSPGASRTRSYAGAKSKGKKRRSSSQDQPSTKRSRRDPLTEKVGTLVQFLVQKYKMKKLVMKKDMLKIVNKKYKKRFLEILRRASFSMEVVFGIALKEIDSIKHSYALVSKMDLPNNGRLNCGRGLPKTGLLMILLGVIFMKGNCASEEKIWEFLNKMKIFAGKRHFMFGEPRKLITQDFVKLKYLEYRQVPNSDPPSYEFLWGPRAHAETSKMKILEFLAKINDTVPSALPSLYEEALRDEEERARATVPDRADPTAMASVWTHITYPPPTLLPTVLDQKRQATWSEEAPLLLTFPRGLREPHPRTLLLQVLRVQELMGNGLRKNGLLRPLLGVIYRNGNRATVVEIWKLLNVLGIYDRWGHFIDGEPRKLLTKDLVQEKYLEYQQVPNSDPPSYEFLKCRKVAAPDLGVAAHHQRRVEAQDWSGVQVGNLNPRGQQNDFGLESLGDDGRTLVQGSTPVLKREET, via the exons GACCAAGGTTCTCAGGGGTGCTCAGGCCATGGCAACAGCAAAAGAAAAGTTTCCCTCCTCTTCAGCTCCTCCTTTTGGGTGTACTACCCAGAGAAAGCCTGGTGCTAAGTCACGTAGCACTCTGCAGGGCCCTCAGAGAGCCCTGTCCACCCGCACTACTTCTCCAGGGGCTTCACGTACAAGATCTTATGCAGGTGCCAAGAGCAAAGGTAAGAAAAGGCGAAGTTCCTCCCAGGACCAACCATCCACTAAGCGGTCCCGCAGAGACCCTCTAACTGAGAAGGTGGGTACACTGGTGCAGTTCCTGGTGCAAAAGTATAAAATGAAAAAGCTCGTCATGAAGAAAGACATGCTGAAGATTGTCAACAAAAAGTACAAGAAACGCTTCCTCGAGATCCTCAGGAGAGCTTCTTTTAGCATGGAGGTGGTCTTTGGCATCGCCTTAAAGGAAATCGACTCCATCAAGCACTCCTATGCCCTTGTGAGCAAAATGGACCTCCCTAACAATGGGAGGCTGAATTGTGGCAGGGGGTTGCCAAAAACTGGTCTCCTGATGATTCTCCTGGGTGTGATCTTCATGAAGGGCAACTGCGCCAGTGAGGAGAAGATCTGGGAATTCCTGAATAAGATGAAAATTTTTGCAGGGAAGAGGCACTTCATGTTTGGGGAGCCTAGGAAACTCATCACCCAAGATTTTGTGAAGCTAAAGTACCTGGAGTACCGACAGGTGCCCAACAGCgatcctccaagctatgaatttCTCTGGGGTCCCAGAGCCCATGCTGAAACCAGCAAGATGAAAATCCTGGAGTTTTTGGCCAAGATCAATGATACCGTGCCAAGTGCTCTCCCATCCTTGTATGAAGAGGCCTTGAGAGATGAGGAAGAGAGAGCCAGAGCCACAGTTCCAGACCGGGCTGATCCTACTGCTATGGCCAGTGTA TGGACACACATCACCTACCCTCCTCCCACACTCCTGCCCACTGTCCTTGACCAGAAACGTCAGGCCACGTGGTCAGAAGA AGCTCCCCTGCTGCTCACATTCCCAAGGGGCCTCAGAGAGCCCCATCCACGAACACTGCTGCTGCAGGTGCTGCGTGTACAAGAGCTAATGGGAAACGGGCTTCGTAAAAATGGACTCCTGAGGCCTCTCCTGGGTGTGATCTACAGGAATGGCAACCGGGCCACTGTGGTAGAGATCTGGAAATTGCTGAATGTGCTGGGGATCTACGATAGGTGGGGACATTTCATTGATGGGGAGCCCAGGAAGCTCCTCACCAAAGATTTGGTGCAGGAAAAGTACCTGGAGTACCAGCAGGTACCCAACAGTGATCCTCCATCCTATGAATTCCT GAAGTGCCGGAAAGTTGCCGCCCCTGATCTGGGGGTCGCGGCTCATCATCAGAGGAGGGTGGAGGCTCAGGACTGGTCAGGAGTCCAGGTGGGGAACCTGAAC CCTCGAGGCCAGCAGAACGACTTCGGCCTGGAGAGTCTCGGGGATGACGGGCGGACCTTGGTCCAAGGAAGCACCCCAGTTCTCAAGAGGGAGGAGACCTAG